The following coding sequences are from one Vallitalea longa window:
- a CDS encoding Stp1/IreP family PP2C-type Ser/Thr phosphatase, protein MKAIGKTHKGKIRNINQDSFFISNDNIGKLPNLYIIADGMGGHKAGEYASMCAVEQFVNYVKTHSETHISDTFIEGINYINELIYNKSLADENYFGMGTTFIVCSIENNILYVANVGDSRLYLINDTIKQITEDHSLVEELIKCGKLTRCQGRNHPNKNIITRAVGVDKTVKCDIFTLNITSEEFILMCSDGLTNMLEDDKILNVVGSNRKLDEKLDELIKLALNNGGTDNIAAVLIKGE, encoded by the coding sequence TCTAATGATAATATTGGAAAATTACCTAACTTGTATATTATTGCAGATGGTATGGGAGGACATAAAGCAGGAGAATATGCGTCAATGTGTGCTGTTGAACAATTTGTGAATTATGTTAAGACTCATAGTGAAACACATATATCTGATACTTTTATAGAAGGCATAAATTACATAAATGAATTAATTTATAATAAATCATTAGCTGATGAAAATTATTTCGGTATGGGAACAACATTTATTGTATGTTCTATTGAAAATAATATATTATATGTTGCTAATGTAGGTGATAGTAGATTATATCTCATTAATGATACTATTAAACAAATAACAGAAGACCATTCTTTAGTAGAAGAATTAATAAAATGTGGCAAGCTTACAAGATGTCAAGGTAGAAACCATCCAAATAAAAATATAATTACTAGAGCAGTTGGTGTTGATAAGACTGTCAAATGTGATATATTTACTTTGAATATTACCAGTGAAGAATTTATTTTGATGTGTTCAGATGGTTTAACTAATATGTTAGAAGATGATAAAATCCTTAATGTAGTAGGTTCCAATAGAAAACTAGATGAAAAGCTAGATGAATTGATTAAGCTAGCACTGAATAACGGAGGAACTGATAATATTGCAGCTGTTTTAATAAAAGGGGAATGA
- the pknB gene encoding Stk1 family PASTA domain-containing Ser/Thr kinase codes for MLQPGVVLSGRYEIIEKIGSGGMSIVYKAKCNKLERFVAIKVLRDEFCSDEEFVRRFKVEAQSAASLSHHNIVNIYDVGNDKNIYYIVMELLEGITLKEYIKSNAPLSDAETIKISASIASALEHAHENHIIHRDIKPQNIILTKDGIAKVADFGIARVTTDKTIVAPTNASGSVHYISPEQARGGFCDEKSDLYSLGITMYEMATGTLPYQAESPVSVALLHINEDLPSPREKNPDISKCLESIIIKATLKKMEFRYSSANELMDDLKKANISPDEDFVDIKIVDDSPTLFMSDNDMKKIWDDKDIKKKNNPSKKTPKIEKIVVFMGVVSAIILVSIISFFAINGIKNKLKPKEVLIPKVEGKTVEEAKEILEPDGIDVNIIETAYNDTYEVDEIIKQEPEENTLLQEGEVVEVTVSKGVQTFKVPEVLNIDFTTAQSRIISNNLTPKMEKQYHDSIPLGVVISQYPVADTDLPKGGIVTIVVSEGKKEKKTIVPNLRKDTEQEARNKLTNSNLKIGSVSRINHDTIPEGQVINQNVEPGEEVAENYIVDFVVSLGKKISFSQHTEIINDMLDVNQTEGQVKVVLVNQEKENVVFNKTVKSEEFPMSIIVSGEGEASIKVYLNDVFQYESPFVFKKEGAN; via the coding sequence ATGTTGCAGCCAGGAGTAGTTTTAAGTGGTAGATATGAAATAATTGAGAAAATTGGTTCAGGCGGTATGTCTATTGTCTATAAAGCAAAATGTAATAAATTAGAGAGATTTGTGGCCATAAAAGTTCTAAGAGATGAATTTTGTTCTGATGAAGAGTTTGTTAGACGATTCAAAGTTGAGGCTCAATCTGCTGCTAGTTTATCACATCACAATATTGTAAATATATATGATGTAGGAAATGACAAAAATATATATTATATTGTCATGGAATTATTAGAAGGTATTACCTTAAAAGAATACATTAAGAGTAATGCGCCTTTATCAGATGCTGAGACAATTAAGATTTCTGCGTCTATTGCTTCAGCATTAGAACATGCACATGAAAATCATATTATACATAGGGATATTAAGCCACAGAATATCATCTTAACTAAAGATGGTATAGCAAAAGTAGCTGATTTTGGTATTGCTAGAGTTACGACCGATAAAACTATCGTAGCACCTACTAATGCTAGTGGTTCGGTACATTACATTTCTCCAGAACAAGCCAGAGGAGGATTTTGTGATGAAAAAAGTGATCTATACTCTCTAGGTATTACTATGTATGAAATGGCTACAGGAACATTACCTTATCAAGCTGAAAGTCCAGTTTCAGTAGCACTACTTCATATAAATGAAGATCTACCAAGTCCAAGAGAAAAAAACCCCGATATTTCTAAATGCTTAGAGTCTATAATTATAAAAGCAACATTAAAGAAAATGGAATTTAGATATTCCAGTGCTAATGAATTGATGGATGATTTGAAAAAAGCCAATATATCACCAGATGAAGATTTTGTTGATATTAAAATAGTGGATGATTCACCTACCCTTTTCATGTCTGATAATGATATGAAGAAAATATGGGACGATAAAGATATCAAGAAAAAGAATAATCCTAGTAAGAAAACACCAAAAATAGAAAAAATTGTAGTGTTCATGGGAGTAGTATCCGCTATTATTTTAGTATCAATAATATCATTTTTTGCTATTAATGGAATAAAAAACAAATTGAAACCAAAAGAAGTATTAATACCAAAGGTAGAGGGAAAAACTGTGGAAGAGGCAAAAGAGATTTTGGAACCTGATGGTATAGATGTTAACATTATAGAAACAGCTTATAATGATACTTATGAGGTGGATGAGATAATAAAACAAGAGCCAGAAGAAAATACCTTATTGCAAGAAGGCGAAGTCGTTGAGGTAACCGTTAGTAAGGGCGTACAAACCTTTAAAGTACCGGAAGTACTTAATATTGACTTTACAACTGCACAGAGTAGGATAATATCAAATAATTTAACTCCAAAGATGGAGAAGCAATATCATGATTCTATACCTTTAGGAGTTGTCATTAGTCAATATCCTGTAGCTGATACAGATCTACCAAAGGGTGGTATAGTTACTATTGTTGTAAGTGAAGGGAAGAAAGAGAAAAAAACGATTGTACCTAATTTAAGGAAAGATACTGAACAAGAAGCTAGAAATAAATTGACAAATAGTAATTTGAAGATTGGAAGTGTCTCACGTATAAATCATGATACAATACCAGAAGGCCAAGTAATCAATCAAAATGTTGAACCTGGTGAAGAAGTTGCAGAAAATTATATTGTAGATTTTGTTGTTAGTTTGGGAAAAAAGATTAGCTTTAGCCAACATACAGAAATTATCAACGATATGCTTGATGTGAATCAAACTGAAGGGCAAGTTAAAGTTGTTCTGGTTAATCAAGAAAAAGAGAATGTGGTATTTAATAAAACAGTAAAAAGTGAGGAGTTTCCTATGTCAATAATCGTTTCAGGTGAAGGAGAAGCATCTATTAAAGTTTATTTGAATGATGTTTTTCAATATGAAAGTCCCTTTGTTTTTAAAAAAGAGGGGGCTAATTAA